Below is a genomic region from Methylobacterium sp. FF17.
GTCGGTGGCCGCGACCGCGCGCGAGGGCGGGCCGGATCCCGCATCGACCCGGTCGCGGTAGCGGAACCCGTAGAGCCGGCCGCGCCGCTCCTCGAAGAAGCTCAGCACGGCGTGGAGCGCGTCGAGGGTGCGGATGCCGAAGCCAGCGTCGTAGCGCCGGCGCGAATCGGCCCAGCGGCTGTTGCGGTGCTCGCGGCCCGAGGCCAGGGTGACGATCTCGGTGAGCCGGCTCGGGCCGCCGCTGCCGCGCAGGGCCACGTCGAGGGGAAAGCGGACCTCGTGGAAGTCGGCCGGCGGTTCGCTGCTCATGGTCGGTTCCTCCTCACAGGCCGCGCCGGCCCCGCGCCACCGCGCGGGCGAGGCTCGCGGCCACCTGCGCCTCGGAGCGGCGGAAGCCCTCGATGTCGGGCGTGGCGATGTGGACGGTGACGCCGCCCGAGCCATTCCCGCCCGAACCGCCGCCGCCCGCCGCGACGCCGAGGCGCCCGTCGGCCCCGCGCCTCAGGGGCAGGATCGCCTCCGGTCCGGCCTCGCCCATCAGGCCGAGTCCGTCGCGCATGGGAAAGTAGGTGGGGGCCGCCACGACGCCGCCCTGCGCGAAGGGACGCACGCGCCCCTGCGCCAGCACGCCGCCCCGCGCGAAGGCCGTGGCCTCGCCCTCTGCGCCGGTACTCATCAGGCCGTTCACCAGCCGGGTGATGCCGGCCTTGACCGGCTTCAGGGCGGCTTTCAGCGCCACGTTCGAGAGCTTGGTGGTCAGGGTACCGAGCACGCTGTCGAGCTGGCGTCCGGTCCCGACATTGATGCTGAGGGCCTTCTGCAGGCTCTGGCCGAACTTCTGGGCGAGGCGGTCCAGGGTGTCGAGCTGGCGGACGCGGGCGGTGCTGGTGCGGTCGATCTCGGTCTCGGCCATGGTCGCTCCTCAGGTCGGGTCGGGGTGTCGCGCGATCAGGTCCCGCAGGCCGGCCCGGTCGAGGGTGCGGGGGGCGGTCAGACCGGCGGCGGCCATCAATTCGCGCGGCGTGGCGCGCCAGAAGTCGCGCGGGCGCCAGCGCAGGCGTCCGAGACCCAGCGCGAGCGCCTCGTCCCACGGGAAGGCGGAGGGCGGCTCCGGCGCGCTCCCCCCCGTGGGGCTCAAGGGACCTCGGGGGCTTCCCCGAAGGCGGCGACCAGCACCGCGCCGAGGGCGGTCGCGATGGCATCGAGGTTTCCCCCGAGGGGCAGCGCGGCGACGGCCGCCGCGTCGAGGTCGTGCCCGCCCCCGCGCAGGGCCGCGCCGAGGAGCGCGATGAGGTCGCGGCTCCGCAGCCGTCCGCCCGCGAACCGGGTCGCGAGGTCGGGCAGGTCCGTGGCGCCGAGGGCGTCCTCCAGCTCGGCGAGCGCGCCGAGGGTCAGGCAGAGGGTGTAGCGCTCGGGGCCCAGCGCCAGGGCCACCTCGCCGCGCCTGCGGTTGGCCATCAGGCGGCCGTGAAGGCGAGGGGGCCGGCCGAGTCGAGGGCCATGTCGAAGGTGACCTCGCCGGCGTGATCCCCGCGATATTCGAGGCTGGTGATCTGGAACAGGCCCTCCAGGGTGCCGAAGGCCGGCACCACGATCTGGAAGCTCTCCAGCGTCCCGTCGAAGAACACCTGGCGCAGGCGGGCGTCCGAGGCCTCGTCGCGGAACACGCCGGAGCCCGAGAGGGCGGCGCGTCGGACCCCGGCCCCGGCCAGGAGTTCGCGCCAGCGCCCGGCGGAATCGGCGTTCGTGACGTCCACCGCCTCCGCGTTGAAGGCGATCTGGCGGGCGCGCAGGCCCGCCACGGCGACGAAGCCGCCGCTGGTCGCGATGCGGATGAGCAGGTCCTTGCCGCGTTGGGCTGCCATGGTGGGGCTCCGTGAGGGATCGAGGGGTCAGGCGAGCAGGCGCTCGGTGATCGCCCGCAGGGTCAGGCTGGCGCGGGCCTCGCCGCTGGCGGGGTCGCGCCGCACCGCGATGGCCTCCAGGTCGAGGCGCACCAGGGCGTGTCCCGAGAGGCTCAGGGGCGCATCGTGGAGGAGGTCGGCGATGCGCTCGGCGGCGTCGACTGCGCTGCGCAGCGAGCCGGGTCGGGCGAACACCGTGAGGCTCAGGGCGTGCCGGTGGCGCCGGGCGCCATCGACGGAGTCGTCGCGGATCTCGGCATCCCCGAACAGGGCGTAGACCGGCGTCGCCCCGCGCGGCGGCTCGTCGGTGAGGCGGAAGGCCCCGCCCATCAGCTGGGCCAGGGGCGCGTCGAGGGCGAGATAGGCCAGGATCGCGGCGCGCAGGGCGAGCAGCGGGCTGGTGGGGGTGGGGGCCAGGCTCACGCGGCGGCTCCCCCGGCGGTCAGTTCCTCCACGTGGCAGACCAGCTCGCGCCGGCGCCCGTCGGGGTCGCCCGCGATCCAGACGGCGAAGCGGCGGGGGCCGCTGGCGAGTCGCATCGCGGGGGTGATCTCGGGGCCGTAGGCGAACCGCACCCGGTGGGTGGGCAGGGCCTCGGCCCGGCCGAGGCGCACCCGCTCGACCTGGCCGAGGGGCTCGATCGCCCCCCACAGCAGCGGGCCGGCGACGAACCGGCGCACCACCCCGCCGAACCCGTCGGGATCCTCCTGGGGGCGTTCGAGCACGAAGCGGCGGCGCCGCGCGCCGATGGGCGCGCGGGGACGGGACTGGATCATGGGACGGTCTCCGGAAGGTGCCTGCTAGAGCCGCAGCCGCCGCAAGGGCTCGACGAGGGAGGCGACCCCCGGGGGCGGGGGAACGGACGTGTCGCCGCGATGCTCGAAGGCATGGGCGACGAGGAGCCGGATGGCCTGGACCAGGGCCGGCGGCACGGGCGGCCCGGCGCCGCCATGGCCGGCATCGACCTCGATCAGCGCGGCGCGGCGCAGGAGCGGCGGCACCCCGGCCTCGACGACGAGGCCGGGCGCCTCGTGCGGGTCGTCGCCGAGGCGGACGAGGCCGGGCGCGAGGTCGGTGACGGCGCCGGCCTCGTCCACGAGCCCCGCCCGCGCCACGGCGAGGAGGGGGCTCAGGGGCAGCGGCAGCCACCCGTGGCGGGGCCAGGCGGTGAGCATCAGGCGGTAGCGCCCCGGCACCAGGATGCGCCGGGCGGCGACCTCCACCTGTGCCCGCGCCGCCGCGATCAGGCGCTCCACCAGCGCGTCCTCGGCGCCCGCATCGTCGGGATCGAGGCGCAGGTACCCGCGCATCTCGGCCAGGGTCACCGGCTCGACGTCGGCGGCATCCACGCGTATCGGGGTCATCGTCGTCTCCGTGGGTCGAGGCGTGCGGGGCGAGGGGTCGCGATGGCGCGCGGATATGGTCCGCTTCGAAGCTCGGTGCTGGTTCCGGGTCTGGCCCTGCTCCTCGCGGTGGCGCCGGCCCGGGCCGTGGTCGGCGGGCGTCCGGACCCGGGGGCGGCGGCCTCGGCCGTGATGGTGCTGTCCTCGAACGGCGGCGTCTGCACGGGCATCGTCGTGGCGCCGGACGCGGTGCTCACCGCCGGCCACTGCGTCGGGGGGCGCGCCGAACATCGGGTGCACTACAAGGACGAGGCGGGCGCGCCCGTGCTTGCCGAGATCGCCGCGCGGGCCCCGCATCCCGGCTACGATGCCGGCGCGGTGGCGGGGCGGCGCCGCTCCATCGACCTCGCCCTGGTGCGCCTCGCCGCGCCGCTGCCGGCCCGCTTCCGGCCCGCCGCGCTGAGTGCGGCGATGCCGCGCGCCGGGGAGCGCCTGACGCTCGCGGGCTACGGCGTGGCCGCGCCGGGGGATGCGCGCAGCACCGGCACCTACCGCAGCCTCGAACTCGCCGTGGTCGAGCCCCACGGCCCGAGCCGCATCCTGGTCTGGCTCGGCGCCGGCCCCGGCGGGGCGAGCGCCTGCCACGGGGATTCCGGCGGCCCGATCGGCCCCGGCTCCGCGGTCCTGGCGGTCTCGGCCTGGGTGGCCGGCAAGGCCTGCGGCGGCATCTCGCAGGGCGTCCTCCTCGGGCCGCAGCGGGATTGGATCGACCGCACGCTCGCGGGGTGGCGGTCCGCCGCGTGCTGGTCGGAATCCTGAACCCGCGTCCTCCGGGCGGGCGTCCCGCCCGGAACCAGAGCTTGGCCGAGCGATTGCCTTCGGATAGGCTTCTCGACGTTCTCGTCCAGAACATCGCCGGACGCGGGAGAGACACGATGCTGCCGACCGCGCTGCGCACGCATGCCCAGCCCAGATTGATCCGCCGGACCGGGGCCGCCCTGGCGCTCGCGGCTTCGTGCGCCCTCGCGCCCGCGCCGGCCTCCGCCGTCATCAACGGCGAGGTCTCGCGCGACCCCGACGGCCTGCGCGCCTCGGTGGTGCGGATCGAGAGCACCCAGGGCGAGATCTGCTCGGGCACCCTCATCGCCCGGGACATCGTGCTCACCGCCGCGCATTGCGTGATGCATCAGGCCGGCTACAGCGTGGTCGCGGTGGACCGGGCTTTTCGCCAGCGCCGCATCAACGCGATCGCCGCCTCCATGCATCCCGATTTCGTGCCCGGCACCACGCCGGAGGACCAGCCGGGCATCGACCTGGCGCTCATCAAGCTCGCCGAGCCGCTGGGCGGCGACTTCCAGCCCCTCGACCCGCGCGGGGGCGCCATCAACACCGGCGACGCCGTGGATATCGCGGGTTTCGGGGTGGTGGCCGAGAACCGGCGCAACACCGCCCGCACCCTGCGCCAGGCCCACCTCGTCTCGATCGGCTCCCTCCAGGTGGCCAACCGCGTCACGGTGGTGACCGACCGCCGGCGGCTGGCCGAGACGGCGGGCGCGGGCGCGTGCCTGGGCGATTCCGGCGGGCCGATCCTGCGCGGCGGCCGCGGCGGCTACCAGGTCGTCGGCGTGGTGAGCTGGTCGAGCGGCGCCATGCGCCAGGACAAGAAGGCCCGCACCGCCTGCGGCGGCTTCACGGCGGTGACCCCCACGAGCGAGCATACGGGCTGGATCAACCAGCGCGCCGCCGAACTCGCCCGCATGCCGTCCGGCGCCTCCATCGGCGCCACCCGCTCGGACTGGATGGCCAAGCCCGGCCGGCGCTGAAAAGCCGTCCGCGGAAGCGGATGCCGGTGGGGCGGAGGGCGACCCGGCCCCACGGAGGCCGAGGGCCGGCCTCCGTGAGACCCGGTGTCAGGTGCGGTCCTTCACCGGCCGGCTGAAGGTCTGGGCCGCCGACGGGAAGCCGGCGACCGCCTGTTCGCCGAGGCCGAGGTTGGCGGCGAGCATCGCGCGCGGCACCCGCGCCAGCCACGTCGCCAGCAGGGTCTCGTCGAAGAGGCCGCTGTCGTGCACGCCGACGATCTCGGCCGTCTCGGAGCCGATGTTCTCCACCGAATGCCCGCAGGAGCGGGGCAGGTAGGCGCAGTCGCCCGGCCCGAGCTCGGCCACCGCCATGTGCTTGTCCTGGCCGAATAGGGTCACGCGCGTGCGTCCCCGCACGACGTAGTGCCACTCGTTCGCCCGCGTGTGCCAGTGGGGGCCATGCACCGCACCCGGTGCGAGGCGCACCAGAAGGCCGGTCATCCCCGACGAGACCGGGAAGGCGCGCGCGGGCGCCACCCGCATCGCGGACCCGGCGCCCTCGGCGATGGCGGCGGCCTCGGCCAGCGCGAAGCGATGGGTGCGCGCCGGCGGCAGGGGGCGCTCCGCGCGCGCGGCCGCGCTGTCGCGGGGCACGACGGGACCCTGGATGATGTAGGTCTCGCCGCCCGGCAGGGCCGCGAGGGTTGCCTCCGGCACGCCGAGGGCGCCGCGCAGGATCGCCGGCTCCATTCGGCTCATCCAGTCGGTCAGCCCGAAGGTCCCGTGCTCGCCGAAGAGGCCGTCGTCGAAGGCCAGGATCGCGTGGCACGGCTCGGTCCCGAGGGTCTGGATCGCGTGCGCGTGGCCGCCTGGAAAGTACCAGGTGTCGCCGGGCGCGAAGTTGACGACCTCCATCTCGCCGGCCTCGTCGATCACGGTCGCCTGACAGTGGCCGGCGACGATGTAGCCCCACTCGGCCGAGGCGTGCCAGTGCATCTCGCGCACCCCGCCCGCATTGAGGAAGATGTGGGCGCCCGCGATCCCCGTGGCGAGGGGAAGCTGGTGCGCGGTGATCTCCCGCGCCCAGCCGCCGGAGGTCGCCTTGATCGGGCCGGTATCCAGCGAGGCCGTGAAGGCGGGGGCGGGCCCGGGCTTGCGGGGGATCGTGCGCAGGAAGGTGGAATCTGGGGCCACGTCGGCGCCCGCCGCATGGCCGTCCTCCGCCGCGAACGCGCCTCCGGCGGCCAGGCTGCCTCCGGCCGCGAGTGCGCCGAGAAACATGCGGCGGTTGGTCTGGTCCATGGTGCCCCCTCGATCGGGGCGCCGCCGCAACGACAGGTCCCGAACCGGCGGGAGCGCCCGGGGACAGGATTAGCACCCGGTCTATGCTTGATGATCCTCATCGCGCGGAATGTATCCACACCTTGATCTGATGATCGCGCGATAGCGTTTCCGCTTCATCAAGACGAGCCGGGATGGCCCGCCCGCGAAAGACCCCCGGGCCCGAAGGCCCGGGGGCGCCGCGCTCACGCCACGAAGGACAGGAGCTTGATCGCGTCGAAGTCCTGCACGCCGCCGCCGACGCGCTTCGTCGTGTAGAACAGCACGTAGGGCTTGGCGGAGTAGGGGTCGCGCAGCACCCGCAGGCCGGCGCGATCCACCACGAGGTAGCCGCGGCGGAAGTCGCCGAAGGCCACCGAAAGGCTGCCGGCGGCCGCGTTCGGCATCGCTTCCGCCTCCGCCACGGGGAAGCCCATCAGGGTCGCGGGGGCGCCGGCGGCCAGGGGCGGCTGCCACAGGTAGTTGCCGTCCGCATCCTTGAACTTGCGGATCGTGCTCTGCAGGCGCCGGTTCATCACGAAGGTCGCGTTCTGGCGGTAGGCGGCACGCAGGCCATAGACGAGGTCGAGCAGCACGTCCGAGGGGTTCGCCGTCGGGAAGGCGCCGGCCGCCCCCGTCGGCACGGTCCCGAGCTTGCCCGGCACCCAGGCGGTGTTCGCCACCGTGTCGTAGGTGAGGAAGCCGCGCGGGCGGCTGACCC
It encodes:
- a CDS encoding phage tail tape measure protein — protein: MAETEIDRTSTARVRQLDTLDRLAQKFGQSLQKALSINVGTGRQLDSVLGTLTTKLSNVALKAALKPVKAGITRLVNGLMSTGAEGEATAFARGGVLAQGRVRPFAQGGVVAAPTYFPMRDGLGLMGEAGPEAILPLRRGADGRLGVAAGGGGSGGNGSGGVTVHIATPDIEGFRRSEAQVAASLARAVARGRRGL
- a CDS encoding phage tail assembly chaperone, whose translation is MSPTGGSAPEPPSAFPWDEALALGLGRLRWRPRDFWRATPRELMAAAGLTAPRTLDRAGLRDLIARHPDPT
- a CDS encoding gene transfer agent family protein, with the protein product MANRRRGEVALALGPERYTLCLTLGALAELEDALGATDLPDLATRFAGGRLRSRDLIALLGAALRGGGHDLDAAAVAALPLGGNLDAIATALGAVLVAAFGEAPEVP
- a CDS encoding phage major tail protein, TP901-1 family, with product MAAQRGKDLLIRIATSGGFVAVAGLRARQIAFNAEAVDVTNADSAGRWRELLAGAGVRRAALSGSGVFRDEASDARLRQVFFDGTLESFQIVVPAFGTLEGLFQITSLEYRGDHAGEVTFDMALDSAGPLAFTAA
- a CDS encoding DUF3168 domain-containing protein, coding for MSLAPTPTSPLLALRAAILAYLALDAPLAQLMGGAFRLTDEPPRGATPVYALFGDAEIRDDSVDGARRHRHALSLTVFARPGSLRSAVDAAERIADLLHDAPLSLSGHALVRLDLEAIAVRRDPASGEARASLTLRAITERLLA
- a CDS encoding phage head closure protein — encoded protein: MIQSRPRAPIGARRRRFVLERPQEDPDGFGGVVRRFVAGPLLWGAIEPLGQVERVRLGRAEALPTHRVRFAYGPEITPAMRLASGPRRFAVWIAGDPDGRRRELVCHVEELTAGGAAA
- a CDS encoding head-tail connector protein: MTPIRVDAADVEPVTLAEMRGYLRLDPDDAGAEDALVERLIAAARAQVEVAARRILVPGRYRLMLTAWPRHGWLPLPLSPLLAVARAGLVDEAGAVTDLAPGLVRLGDDPHEAPGLVVEAGVPPLLRRAALIEVDAGHGGAGPPVPPALVQAIRLLVAHAFEHRGDTSVPPPPGVASLVEPLRRLRL
- a CDS encoding S1 family peptidase — protein: MARGYGPLRSSVLVPGLALLLAVAPARAVVGGRPDPGAAASAVMVLSSNGGVCTGIVVAPDAVLTAGHCVGGRAEHRVHYKDEAGAPVLAEIAARAPHPGYDAGAVAGRRRSIDLALVRLAAPLPARFRPAALSAAMPRAGERLTLAGYGVAAPGDARSTGTYRSLELAVVEPHGPSRILVWLGAGPGGASACHGDSGGPIGPGSAVLAVSAWVAGKACGGISQGVLLGPQRDWIDRTLAGWRSAACWSES
- a CDS encoding S1 family peptidase; amino-acid sequence: MLPTALRTHAQPRLIRRTGAALALAASCALAPAPASAVINGEVSRDPDGLRASVVRIESTQGEICSGTLIARDIVLTAAHCVMHQAGYSVVAVDRAFRQRRINAIAASMHPDFVPGTTPEDQPGIDLALIKLAEPLGGDFQPLDPRGGAINTGDAVDIAGFGVVAENRRNTARTLRQAHLVSIGSLQVANRVTVVTDRRRLAETAGAGACLGDSGGPILRGGRGGYQVVGVVSWSSGAMRQDKKARTACGGFTAVTPTSEHTGWINQRAAELARMPSGASIGATRSDWMAKPGRR
- a CDS encoding cupin domain-containing protein codes for the protein MDQTNRRMFLGALAAGGSLAAGGAFAAEDGHAAGADVAPDSTFLRTIPRKPGPAPAFTASLDTGPIKATSGGWAREITAHQLPLATGIAGAHIFLNAGGVREMHWHASAEWGYIVAGHCQATVIDEAGEMEVVNFAPGDTWYFPGGHAHAIQTLGTEPCHAILAFDDGLFGEHGTFGLTDWMSRMEPAILRGALGVPEATLAALPGGETYIIQGPVVPRDSAAARAERPLPPARTHRFALAEAAAIAEGAGSAMRVAPARAFPVSSGMTGLLVRLAPGAVHGPHWHTRANEWHYVVRGRTRVTLFGQDKHMAVAELGPGDCAYLPRSCGHSVENIGSETAEIVGVHDSGLFDETLLATWLARVPRAMLAANLGLGEQAVAGFPSAAQTFSRPVKDRT